The proteins below are encoded in one region of Sminthopsis crassicaudata isolate SCR6 chromosome 1, ASM4859323v1, whole genome shotgun sequence:
- the CHST13 gene encoding carbohydrate sulfotransferase 13, with protein sequence MRKSRVPGMLLATCLGSLLLVIFYFQSGPSLVAEDRILGSHWFGKTGRSPLQTLYDNDQLQHSPLHLVHQKRRELLSQVCNRYTRKRRLLSPEDLRHLVVDDEHGLLYCYVPKVACTNWKRVMMVLTGGGKYRDPLEIPAHEAHVPTNLRTLADYSPAEINRRLRTYLKFLFVREPFERLVSAYRNKFTRNYNTAFHRRYGTKIIQRHRQHPSPEALARGDDVRFEEFLYYLIDPRTRKEEPFNEHWERAHSLCHPCLVHYDVVGKYETLEEDAAYVLSLTGADQAGVHFPSSSITHTTGSETAHFFEGIRPFYQRRLFNLYKMDYLLFNYSIPSYLQLQ encoded by the exons ttgcTGAGGATAGGATCTTGGGCTCCCATTGGTTTGGCAAGACAGGGAGGAGTCCTCTCCAGACACTTTATGACAATGACCAG CTCCAACACTCCCCCCTCCACCTGGTCCACCAGAAACGGAGGGAGCTTCTGAGTCAAGTGTGCAACCGCTATACCCGTAAGCGGCGCCTGCTGAGCCCTGAGGACTTGCGCCACCTGGTAGTGGATGATGAACACGGCTTGCTGTACTGCTATGTGCCCAAGGTAGCCTGTACCAACTGGAAGCGAGTGATGATGGTGCTCACAGGAGGTGGCAAGTACAGAGACCCACTGGAGATCCCAGCCCATGAGGCCCATGTACCAACCAACCTGAGGACACTGGCGGACTACAGCCCAGCCGAAATCAATCGACGGCTACGGACCTACCTCAAGTTCCTATTTGTTCGCGAACCCTTTGAACGGCTCGTCTCGGCTTACCGCAACAAGTTCACACGCAACTATAACACGGCCTTCCACAGGCGGTATGGCACCAAAATCATTCAGCGCCATCGGCAGCATCCCAGCCCCGAGGCCTTGGCCCGGGGAGACGACGTCCGCTTTGAGGAATTCCTCTATTACCTGATAGACCCCCGCACACGGAAGGAAGAACCTTTCAATGAACACTGGGAGCGGGCCCACTCCCTCTGCCACCCCTGCCTTGTCCACTATGATGTTGTGGGCAAGTATGAGACCCTGGAAGAGGATGCAGCCTATGTGCTGAGCCTCACAGGGGCCGACCAAGCTGGCGTGCACTTCCCATCCTCCTCTATCACACACACCACGGGCAGTGAGACAGCTCACTTCTTTGAGGGGATCAGGCCCTTCTACCAAAGAAGACTCTTTAATTTATATAAGATGGACTACCTCCTATTCAACTACTCCATTCCTTCCTATCTGCAGCTCCAATAA